In one Pseudarthrobacter oxydans genomic region, the following are encoded:
- a CDS encoding DUF2177 family protein, with protein MNTRTKRWLLSYAVTAVIFAVLDLVWISFVASNLYQSQIGHLIAPRPNAAGAVAFYLIFVAGMVHYGVRPNDAHATMRQRVTGAALFGFFTYATWALTAFAVLKDFTAIVAVTDILWGAAACSLVTWLTATVLRRFLAKNRAS; from the coding sequence ATGAACACCCGGACCAAGAGATGGCTGCTGTCCTACGCGGTCACCGCCGTGATCTTCGCTGTGCTGGACCTCGTCTGGATCAGCTTCGTGGCGAGCAACCTCTACCAAAGCCAGATCGGCCACCTGATTGCCCCCAGGCCCAACGCTGCCGGAGCCGTGGCCTTTTACCTCATTTTTGTCGCAGGGATGGTGCACTACGGCGTCCGCCCCAACGACGCGCACGCAACGATGCGGCAGCGGGTCACGGGCGCGGCGCTGTTCGGCTTCTTCACCTACGCCACCTGGGCACTGACGGCGTTTGCCGTGCTCAAGGACTTCACCGCAATCGTCGCCGTAACGGACATCCTTTGGGGCGCCGCGGCCTGCAGCCTGGTCACCTGGCTGACGGCCACCGTCCTGCGCAGGTTCCTCGCGAAGAACCGCGCGTCCTAG